One window of Aquipuribacter hungaricus genomic DNA carries:
- a CDS encoding OsmC family protein translates to MDATTLRELQAPLKQRYKDDPASAATPLHASGRTAEDGITFTVDGWAGGVRAGLHEATGGDGSDACSGDMLLDAVLGCAGVTLRSVATAMGLGLRSATGQATGSFDARGTLGIDREVPVGVTDLRLVFTVDADADDAQLAKLAQLTERYCVVAKSLATPPVIEVVRA, encoded by the coding sequence ATGGACGCCACCACGCTCCGCGAGCTCCAGGCCCCCCTCAAGCAGCGCTACAAGGACGACCCCGCCAGTGCCGCGACGCCCCTGCACGCCTCGGGCCGCACCGCCGAGGACGGCATCACCTTCACCGTGGACGGCTGGGCGGGCGGCGTGCGCGCCGGCCTGCACGAGGCCACCGGCGGCGACGGCTCCGACGCCTGCTCCGGCGACATGCTGCTGGACGCCGTGCTCGGCTGCGCCGGCGTGACGCTGCGCAGCGTGGCCACCGCCATGGGTCTCGGCCTGCGCTCGGCGACGGGCCAGGCCACCGGGTCGTTCGACGCCCGGGGCACCCTCGGCATCGACCGCGAGGTGCCCGTCGGGGTGACCGACCTGCGACTGGTCTTCACCGTCGACGCCGACGCCGACGACGCCCAGCTGGCCAAGCTCGCCCAGCTCACCGAGCGGTACTGCGTCGTCGCCAAGAGCCTGGCCACCCCGCCGGTCATCGAGGTCGTCCGCGCCTGA
- a CDS encoding multicopper oxidase family protein yields the protein MHRPDQHHALQHDERRTRGDGQRPSRRHVLGLAAGAAGVLLGPAAGASAVGAALSGSSSSGVAGAVGEPLREPPVLRSRDGVLDVTLRAAPTTTTVGGATWHVLGYEGGFPGPTLLVHPGDSMRVRLVNDLGATTNIHTHGLHVSGEGDGDNVFRQVAPGTEAAYRIDLRPDHHPGTNWYHPHSHGDGARQLFAGLAGALVVQSPREAALEQRGLRDRVLLLHSTQVGPDGHVLDPLRVRQDGHVRLVNGQLQPTIDIRPGETQRWRLVNTTVNDVLRLQLPGLEVRQVAADGSPYRRPVPVTEVRLAAGQRADLLVTATEAGTTELLTAAFDVGLGVVLPAARLATVRCEGRAVARGRVPVAALLQPWHDLRTEHVDRRRHVTMNLFGMDGRPFDHDRVDQVVALDSLEEWTVHNPTGLVHPFHIHVNPFQVTHVDGVPVDSPSYEDTVLVGKEGGSVTFLTRFRHFTGRAMYHCHFSTHSDLGMMAVAHILGPDDPPLPEPDLGGGHHH from the coding sequence GTGCACCGGCCCGACCAGCACCACGCCCTGCAGCACGACGAGCGCCGCACCCGGGGGGACGGTCAGCGGCCCAGCCGGCGCCACGTGCTGGGTCTCGCGGCCGGGGCCGCAGGCGTCCTGCTGGGCCCGGCCGCCGGCGCCTCGGCGGTCGGGGCCGCGCTGTCGGGGAGCTCCTCGTCGGGGGTCGCCGGCGCGGTGGGGGAGCCGCTGCGCGAGCCGCCGGTCCTGCGCAGCCGGGACGGCGTGCTCGACGTCACCCTGCGCGCCGCGCCGACGACGACGACGGTCGGCGGGGCCACCTGGCACGTGCTCGGCTACGAGGGCGGCTTCCCCGGCCCCACGCTGCTCGTCCACCCCGGCGACAGCATGCGCGTCCGGCTGGTCAACGACCTCGGCGCGACGACGAACATCCACACCCACGGGCTCCACGTGTCCGGCGAGGGCGACGGGGACAACGTCTTCCGGCAGGTGGCGCCCGGTACCGAGGCGGCCTACCGGATCGACCTGCGGCCCGACCACCACCCGGGCACCAACTGGTACCACCCGCACAGCCACGGCGACGGGGCCCGACAGCTGTTCGCCGGGCTCGCCGGGGCGCTCGTCGTGCAGTCCCCCCGCGAGGCGGCGCTGGAGCAGCGCGGCCTGCGGGACCGGGTGCTGCTGCTGCACTCGACCCAGGTCGGCCCCGACGGCCACGTGCTCGACCCGCTGCGGGTGCGCCAGGACGGCCACGTGCGCCTGGTCAACGGGCAGCTGCAGCCGACCATCGACATCCGCCCCGGCGAGACGCAGCGCTGGCGGCTGGTCAACACCACCGTCAACGACGTGCTGCGCCTGCAGCTGCCGGGTCTGGAGGTCCGGCAGGTCGCCGCCGACGGCAGCCCCTACCGCCGCCCGGTCCCCGTCACCGAGGTCCGCCTCGCGGCCGGCCAGCGGGCCGACCTGCTCGTCACCGCGACCGAGGCCGGCACCACCGAGCTGCTCACGGCCGCCTTCGACGTCGGTCTCGGGGTCGTCCTCCCGGCCGCGCGGCTGGCCACGGTGCGCTGCGAGGGCCGAGCCGTGGCCCGCGGCCGCGTCCCGGTCGCGGCGCTGCTGCAGCCGTGGCACGACCTGCGGACCGAGCACGTCGACCGGCGGCGCCACGTGACGATGAACCTGTTCGGCATGGACGGGCGGCCCTTCGACCACGACCGCGTCGACCAGGTGGTCGCGCTCGACAGCCTCGAGGAGTGGACGGTCCACAACCCCACCGGGCTGGTCCACCCGTTCCACATCCACGTCAACCCGTTCCAGGTCACCCACGTCGACGGGGTCCCGGTGGACTCGCCCTCGTACGAGGACACCGTGCTGGTGGGCAAGGAGGGGGGCAGCGTGACCTTCCTGACCCGGTTCCGGCACTTCACCGGCCGCGCGATGTACCACTGCCACTTCAGCACCCACAGCGACCTGGGGATGATGGCGGTGGCGCACATCCTGGGCCCGGACGACCCGCCCCTGCCCGAGCCCGACCTGGGCGGCGGCCACCACCACTGA